The nucleotide sequence GTGAGGACCTGGCACCGGGGAAGGTGTGCCAGGGCCGCCGATCACGGCACCCGGGTCGGGACGGCGACGGTGATGCCGTCCGTCGTGTTGCTTGCGACGCCGTTCCTCGACCCGCCCGCCAGCGGGGGTCAGAACAGCCCGGGCAGAACCTCCTCCTGCGCCTTCGCGAACTCGTCCTCGTGCTGGTCCTGGTACTCCTGCCAGGCCTGCGCGTCCCAGATCTCGGCACGGGTGAACGCGCCGATCACCACGCAGTCCTTGGTCAGTCCGGCGTACCGGCGCAGCTCGGACGTGATCGCGATCCGGCCCTGGCCGTCGGGGTTCTGCTCGTCGGTGCCCGAGAAGAGGTTCCGCTGGAAGACCCGTGCCGACTCGTTGGTCAGCGGAGCCGCGGCGATCTTGCGCGCCATCTCGGTGAAGGCGTCACGGGTGAACACGTAGAGGCAGTGGTCCTGCCCTTTCGTGATCATGCAGCCGCCTCGCAACTCGTCGCGGAATTTCGCGGGCAGCGTGAGCCGCCCTTTGTCGTCCAGCTTCGGGGTGTAGGTGCCGAGGAACACCGACCCCACCTCCACCTGGAGCACCTGTTCGCCCCAGCGATCTCCACACTACCCCACAACGACCCACCGTCAACCCGAGACAGTCCCCGCATCTGTTGTTCATCGAACGTTTCCGCAGGTGAGAGGCGGTGGTGGGTGGTGGGGAGCCACCCGGTAGCGCGACGCCCACGGGCCGAATCCGGGCCTCGGCGGCGACATCGCCCGTTCTGCTCCCCCACCTGCGTCGTCGCTGGTCGGAGTGGCTTTCCCGGCCCCGGAGGGCGTCGTCGGTGGGGAGCGGTGGGGAGCCCGGTGGGAGCGGGTGGGGGCTTCGGTGGGGAGCGGTGGGGAGCCCGGTGGGGACGCCGGTGGGCCGGGCCGGATGCGGCCGTCCGGCCGCACACCGGCGTCCGGACGGCGGCGGCCGATCACGATCGGGCGAC is from Pseudonocardia autotrophica and encodes:
- the mraZ gene encoding division/cell wall cluster transcriptional repressor MraZ; its protein translation is MFLGTYTPKLDDKGRLTLPAKFRDELRGGCMITKGQDHCLYVFTRDAFTEMARKIAAAPLTNESARVFQRNLFSGTDEQNPDGQGRIAITSELRRYAGLTKDCVVIGAFTRAEIWDAQAWQEYQDQHEDEFAKAQEEVLPGLF